In the Engystomops pustulosus chromosome 2, aEngPut4.maternal, whole genome shotgun sequence genome, one interval contains:
- the PFKFB2 gene encoding 6-phosphofructo-2-kinase/fructose-2,6-bisphosphatase 2 isoform X4, whose protein sequence is MGRTCFLWAMSDSSAMVCNHCNCNHHSESCASWLVAEYFSLNNFLAVADMSEGKNQDPGQFNGGGGKVPARSTEKKCSWASYMTNSPTLIVMIGLPARGKTYMSKKLTRYLNWIGVPTKVFNLGAYRREVVRSYKSYEFFRHDNAEAMRIRKQCALIALEDVKLYLTEEGGQIAVFDATNTTRERRDLLLDFAKEYAFKVFFVESECDDPEVIAANIMEVKVSSPDYPERDRENVMDDFLKRIECYKVTYEPLDPDAYDKDHSLIKVINVGQRFLVNKVQDYIQSKIVYYLMNIHVQPRTIYLCRHGESECNLAGRIGGDSGLSVRGKQFAQELRKFIEEQEIVDLKVWTSQLKRTIQTAEALGVAYEQWKILNEIDAGVCEEMTYKEIEEKYPEEFSLRDQDKYLYRYPGGESYQDLVQRLEPVIMELERQGNILVICHQAVMRCLLAYFLDKSADDLPYLRCPLHTVLKLTPVAYGCKVEMLKLNVDAVDTHRKKPAGIFDINQTPMRMRRNSFTPLSSSDTVRRPRNYSVGSRPLDPVGSERFRMAPDGSDRPLKQRSLETPCMVTAEGCDAFHSLSAAV, encoded by the exons ATGGGGCGGACATGTTTCTTGTGGGCAATGTCTGATTCTTCCGCTATGGTGTGCAATCACTGTAACTGCAATCATCACTCGGAAT CGTGTGCATCTTGGTTAGTAGCAGAGTACTTCTCTCTGAATAATTTCCTGGCAGTCGCTGACATGTCAGAGGGGAAAAATCAGGACCCCGGACAGTTCAATGGTGGTGGAGGCAAAGTGCCAGCTAGAAGCACAGAGAAAAAATGCT CCTGGGCATCCTATATGACAAACTCTCCAACCTTGATTGTTATGATTGGATTGCCTGCAAGAGGCAAGACCTACATGTCTAAGAAGTTAACCCGATACCTCAATTGGATAGGTGTGCCCACAAAAG TGTTTAACCTTGGAGCATATCGCCGTGAAGTAGTCAGATCATACAAGTCTTATGAGTTTTTCCGTCATGACAATGCAGAGGCCATGAGAATTCGAAA GCAGTGTGCCTTGATCGCCTTGGAAGATGTGAAGCTTTATCTAACAGAGGAAGGAGGCCAGATCGCG GTGTTTGATGCTACAAATACTACTCGGGAAAGAAGAGACCTTCTTTTAGACTTTGCCAAAGAATATGCTTTCAAG GTTTTTTTTGTGGAGTCTGAATGTGATGATCCAGAAGTAATTGCTGCTAACATCATG GAGGTGAAAGTGTCTAGTCCCGATTACCCTGAAAGAGATCGAGAAAATGTCATGGATGACTTCCTAAAGAGAATTGAATGCTATAAGGTTACCTATGAGCCACTGGATCCAGATGCTTATGACAA GGATCATTCACTTATAAAAGTTATAAATGTTGGCCAGAGATTTCTTGTAAACAAGGTACAGGATTATATACAGAGTAAGATTGTCTACTACCTCATGAACATTCATGTCCAGCCTCGCACCATCTACCTTTGCCGACATGGAGAAAGTGAATGTAATCTAGCTGGGAGGATTGGAGGAGACTCTGGTCTCTCAGTACGAGGAAAACAA TTTGCCCAAGAGCTCAGGAAGTTTATTGAAGAACAGGAAATTGTTGATCTCAAGGTTTGGACCAGTCAGCTGAAGAGAACAATTCAGACTGCAGAGGCTCTCGGTGTGGCCTACGAACAGTGGAAAATTCTCAATGAGATTGATGCT GGAGTTTGCGAGGAGATGACTTACAAAGAGATTGAAGAAAAGTACCCTGAAGAGTTTTCACTGAGAGATCAGGATAAATATCTCTACCGCTACCCTGGTGGAGAg TCTTATCAAGATCTTGTGCAACGCCTGGAACCTGTCATAATGGAGCTGGAAAGACAGGGAAACATTCTAGTTATCTGTCACCAAGCTGTCATGAGGTGCCTCTTGGCTTACTTCCTGGATAAAAGTGCAG ATGATTTGCCGTACCTTCGTTGTCCACTGCACACTGTACTAAAGCTGACACCGGTGGCTTATG GCTGTAAAGTTGAAATGCTCAAGCTAAACGTGGATGCTGTGGACACACATCGAAAGAAGCCAGCA GGCATTTTTGATATAAACCAGACACCTATGCGAATGAGGCGAAACAGTTTTACTCCTCTGTCCAGTTCTGACACAGTCAGGCGACCTCGAAACTACAGTGTTGGGAGCCGCCCTCTTGATCCAGTAGGTTCAGAAAGATTTCGAATGGCTCCAGATGGATCTGATCGCCCCCTGAAACAA CGTTCTCTGGAAACTCCTTGCAT GGTGACAGCTGAGGGTTGTGATGCCTTTCAttctctctctgctgctgttTAA
- the PFKFB2 gene encoding 6-phosphofructo-2-kinase/fructose-2,6-bisphosphatase 2 isoform X2, translating into MDYWCTGCKCALKSVLNLVNVAQCPLRLVSRSGFKTSQRDFLYQTSNLWTQLCDRKFAACASWLVAEYFSLNNFLAVADMSEGKNQDPGQFNGGGGKVPARSTEKKCSWASYMTNSPTLIVMIGLPARGKTYMSKKLTRYLNWIGVPTKVFNLGAYRREVVRSYKSYEFFRHDNAEAMRIRKQCALIALEDVKLYLTEEGGQIAVFDATNTTRERRDLLLDFAKEYAFKVFFVESECDDPEVIAANIMEVKVSSPDYPERDRENVMDDFLKRIECYKVTYEPLDPDAYDKDHSLIKVINVGQRFLVNKVQDYIQSKIVYYLMNIHVQPRTIYLCRHGESECNLAGRIGGDSGLSVRGKQFAQELRKFIEEQEIVDLKVWTSQLKRTIQTAEALGVAYEQWKILNEIDAGVCEEMTYKEIEEKYPEEFSLRDQDKYLYRYPGGESYQDLVQRLEPVIMELERQGNILVICHQAVMRCLLAYFLDKSADDLPYLRCPLHTVLKLTPVAYGCKVEMLKLNVDAVDTHRKKPAGIFDINQTPMRMRRNSFTPLSSSDTVRRPRNYSVGSRPLDPVGSERFRMAPDGSDRPLKQKHSSNSITHSGRSESYIL; encoded by the exons ATGGACTATTGGTGCACAGGTTGTAAATGTGCTCTGAAATCTGTCTTAAACTTGGTAAATGTGGCGCAATGCCCTTTACGCCTGGTATCCAGGAGTGGGTTCAAGACTTCCCAGAGAGATTTCCTGTACCAAACTTCTAATCTCTGGACTCAACTATGTGATAGGAAGTTTGCGG CGTGTGCATCTTGGTTAGTAGCAGAGTACTTCTCTCTGAATAATTTCCTGGCAGTCGCTGACATGTCAGAGGGGAAAAATCAGGACCCCGGACAGTTCAATGGTGGTGGAGGCAAAGTGCCAGCTAGAAGCACAGAGAAAAAATGCT CCTGGGCATCCTATATGACAAACTCTCCAACCTTGATTGTTATGATTGGATTGCCTGCAAGAGGCAAGACCTACATGTCTAAGAAGTTAACCCGATACCTCAATTGGATAGGTGTGCCCACAAAAG TGTTTAACCTTGGAGCATATCGCCGTGAAGTAGTCAGATCATACAAGTCTTATGAGTTTTTCCGTCATGACAATGCAGAGGCCATGAGAATTCGAAA GCAGTGTGCCTTGATCGCCTTGGAAGATGTGAAGCTTTATCTAACAGAGGAAGGAGGCCAGATCGCG GTGTTTGATGCTACAAATACTACTCGGGAAAGAAGAGACCTTCTTTTAGACTTTGCCAAAGAATATGCTTTCAAG GTTTTTTTTGTGGAGTCTGAATGTGATGATCCAGAAGTAATTGCTGCTAACATCATG GAGGTGAAAGTGTCTAGTCCCGATTACCCTGAAAGAGATCGAGAAAATGTCATGGATGACTTCCTAAAGAGAATTGAATGCTATAAGGTTACCTATGAGCCACTGGATCCAGATGCTTATGACAA GGATCATTCACTTATAAAAGTTATAAATGTTGGCCAGAGATTTCTTGTAAACAAGGTACAGGATTATATACAGAGTAAGATTGTCTACTACCTCATGAACATTCATGTCCAGCCTCGCACCATCTACCTTTGCCGACATGGAGAAAGTGAATGTAATCTAGCTGGGAGGATTGGAGGAGACTCTGGTCTCTCAGTACGAGGAAAACAA TTTGCCCAAGAGCTCAGGAAGTTTATTGAAGAACAGGAAATTGTTGATCTCAAGGTTTGGACCAGTCAGCTGAAGAGAACAATTCAGACTGCAGAGGCTCTCGGTGTGGCCTACGAACAGTGGAAAATTCTCAATGAGATTGATGCT GGAGTTTGCGAGGAGATGACTTACAAAGAGATTGAAGAAAAGTACCCTGAAGAGTTTTCACTGAGAGATCAGGATAAATATCTCTACCGCTACCCTGGTGGAGAg TCTTATCAAGATCTTGTGCAACGCCTGGAACCTGTCATAATGGAGCTGGAAAGACAGGGAAACATTCTAGTTATCTGTCACCAAGCTGTCATGAGGTGCCTCTTGGCTTACTTCCTGGATAAAAGTGCAG ATGATTTGCCGTACCTTCGTTGTCCACTGCACACTGTACTAAAGCTGACACCGGTGGCTTATG GCTGTAAAGTTGAAATGCTCAAGCTAAACGTGGATGCTGTGGACACACATCGAAAGAAGCCAGCA GGCATTTTTGATATAAACCAGACACCTATGCGAATGAGGCGAAACAGTTTTACTCCTCTGTCCAGTTCTGACACAGTCAGGCGACCTCGAAACTACAGTGTTGGGAGCCGCCCTCTTGATCCAGTAGGTTCAGAAAGATTTCGAATGGCTCCAGATGGATCTGATCGCCCCCTGAAACAA AAGCACTCTAGCAACTCCATCACCCACTCTGGACGGTCAGAGAGTTATATACTGTGA
- the PFKFB2 gene encoding 6-phosphofructo-2-kinase/fructose-2,6-bisphosphatase 2 isoform X1 — translation MDYWCTGCKCALKSVLNLVNVAQCPLRLVSRSGFKTSQRDFLYQTSNLWTQLCDRKFAACASWLVAEYFSLNNFLAVADMSEGKNQDPGQFNGGGGKVPARSTEKKCSWASYMTNSPTLIVMIGLPARGKTYMSKKLTRYLNWIGVPTKVFNLGAYRREVVRSYKSYEFFRHDNAEAMRIRKQCALIALEDVKLYLTEEGGQIAVFDATNTTRERRDLLLDFAKEYAFKVFFVESECDDPEVIAANIMEVKVSSPDYPERDRENVMDDFLKRIECYKVTYEPLDPDAYDKDHSLIKVINVGQRFLVNKVQDYIQSKIVYYLMNIHVQPRTIYLCRHGESECNLAGRIGGDSGLSVRGKQFAQELRKFIEEQEIVDLKVWTSQLKRTIQTAEALGVAYEQWKILNEIDAGVCEEMTYKEIEEKYPEEFSLRDQDKYLYRYPGGESYQDLVQRLEPVIMELERQGNILVICHQAVMRCLLAYFLDKSADDLPYLRCPLHTVLKLTPVAYGCKVEMLKLNVDAVDTHRKKPAGIFDINQTPMRMRRNSFTPLSSSDTVRRPRNYSVGSRPLDPVGSERFRMAPDGSDRPLKQRSLETPCMVTAEGCDAFHSLSAAV, via the exons ATGGACTATTGGTGCACAGGTTGTAAATGTGCTCTGAAATCTGTCTTAAACTTGGTAAATGTGGCGCAATGCCCTTTACGCCTGGTATCCAGGAGTGGGTTCAAGACTTCCCAGAGAGATTTCCTGTACCAAACTTCTAATCTCTGGACTCAACTATGTGATAGGAAGTTTGCGG CGTGTGCATCTTGGTTAGTAGCAGAGTACTTCTCTCTGAATAATTTCCTGGCAGTCGCTGACATGTCAGAGGGGAAAAATCAGGACCCCGGACAGTTCAATGGTGGTGGAGGCAAAGTGCCAGCTAGAAGCACAGAGAAAAAATGCT CCTGGGCATCCTATATGACAAACTCTCCAACCTTGATTGTTATGATTGGATTGCCTGCAAGAGGCAAGACCTACATGTCTAAGAAGTTAACCCGATACCTCAATTGGATAGGTGTGCCCACAAAAG TGTTTAACCTTGGAGCATATCGCCGTGAAGTAGTCAGATCATACAAGTCTTATGAGTTTTTCCGTCATGACAATGCAGAGGCCATGAGAATTCGAAA GCAGTGTGCCTTGATCGCCTTGGAAGATGTGAAGCTTTATCTAACAGAGGAAGGAGGCCAGATCGCG GTGTTTGATGCTACAAATACTACTCGGGAAAGAAGAGACCTTCTTTTAGACTTTGCCAAAGAATATGCTTTCAAG GTTTTTTTTGTGGAGTCTGAATGTGATGATCCAGAAGTAATTGCTGCTAACATCATG GAGGTGAAAGTGTCTAGTCCCGATTACCCTGAAAGAGATCGAGAAAATGTCATGGATGACTTCCTAAAGAGAATTGAATGCTATAAGGTTACCTATGAGCCACTGGATCCAGATGCTTATGACAA GGATCATTCACTTATAAAAGTTATAAATGTTGGCCAGAGATTTCTTGTAAACAAGGTACAGGATTATATACAGAGTAAGATTGTCTACTACCTCATGAACATTCATGTCCAGCCTCGCACCATCTACCTTTGCCGACATGGAGAAAGTGAATGTAATCTAGCTGGGAGGATTGGAGGAGACTCTGGTCTCTCAGTACGAGGAAAACAA TTTGCCCAAGAGCTCAGGAAGTTTATTGAAGAACAGGAAATTGTTGATCTCAAGGTTTGGACCAGTCAGCTGAAGAGAACAATTCAGACTGCAGAGGCTCTCGGTGTGGCCTACGAACAGTGGAAAATTCTCAATGAGATTGATGCT GGAGTTTGCGAGGAGATGACTTACAAAGAGATTGAAGAAAAGTACCCTGAAGAGTTTTCACTGAGAGATCAGGATAAATATCTCTACCGCTACCCTGGTGGAGAg TCTTATCAAGATCTTGTGCAACGCCTGGAACCTGTCATAATGGAGCTGGAAAGACAGGGAAACATTCTAGTTATCTGTCACCAAGCTGTCATGAGGTGCCTCTTGGCTTACTTCCTGGATAAAAGTGCAG ATGATTTGCCGTACCTTCGTTGTCCACTGCACACTGTACTAAAGCTGACACCGGTGGCTTATG GCTGTAAAGTTGAAATGCTCAAGCTAAACGTGGATGCTGTGGACACACATCGAAAGAAGCCAGCA GGCATTTTTGATATAAACCAGACACCTATGCGAATGAGGCGAAACAGTTTTACTCCTCTGTCCAGTTCTGACACAGTCAGGCGACCTCGAAACTACAGTGTTGGGAGCCGCCCTCTTGATCCAGTAGGTTCAGAAAGATTTCGAATGGCTCCAGATGGATCTGATCGCCCCCTGAAACAA CGTTCTCTGGAAACTCCTTGCAT GGTGACAGCTGAGGGTTGTGATGCCTTTCAttctctctctgctgctgttTAA
- the PFKFB2 gene encoding 6-phosphofructo-2-kinase/fructose-2,6-bisphosphatase 2 isoform X5, with protein MAFLLWMSLSGSCASWLVAEYFSLNNFLAVADMSEGKNQDPGQFNGGGGKVPARSTEKKCSWASYMTNSPTLIVMIGLPARGKTYMSKKLTRYLNWIGVPTKVFNLGAYRREVVRSYKSYEFFRHDNAEAMRIRKQCALIALEDVKLYLTEEGGQIAVFDATNTTRERRDLLLDFAKEYAFKVFFVESECDDPEVIAANIMEVKVSSPDYPERDRENVMDDFLKRIECYKVTYEPLDPDAYDKDHSLIKVINVGQRFLVNKVQDYIQSKIVYYLMNIHVQPRTIYLCRHGESECNLAGRIGGDSGLSVRGKQFAQELRKFIEEQEIVDLKVWTSQLKRTIQTAEALGVAYEQWKILNEIDAGVCEEMTYKEIEEKYPEEFSLRDQDKYLYRYPGGESYQDLVQRLEPVIMELERQGNILVICHQAVMRCLLAYFLDKSADDLPYLRCPLHTVLKLTPVAYGCKVEMLKLNVDAVDTHRKKPAGIFDINQTPMRMRRNSFTPLSSSDTVRRPRNYSVGSRPLDPVGSERFRMAPDGSDRPLKQRSLETPCMVTAEGCDAFHSLSAAV; from the exons ATGGCTTTCCTATTGTGGATGTCCTTGAGCGGGT CGTGTGCATCTTGGTTAGTAGCAGAGTACTTCTCTCTGAATAATTTCCTGGCAGTCGCTGACATGTCAGAGGGGAAAAATCAGGACCCCGGACAGTTCAATGGTGGTGGAGGCAAAGTGCCAGCTAGAAGCACAGAGAAAAAATGCT CCTGGGCATCCTATATGACAAACTCTCCAACCTTGATTGTTATGATTGGATTGCCTGCAAGAGGCAAGACCTACATGTCTAAGAAGTTAACCCGATACCTCAATTGGATAGGTGTGCCCACAAAAG TGTTTAACCTTGGAGCATATCGCCGTGAAGTAGTCAGATCATACAAGTCTTATGAGTTTTTCCGTCATGACAATGCAGAGGCCATGAGAATTCGAAA GCAGTGTGCCTTGATCGCCTTGGAAGATGTGAAGCTTTATCTAACAGAGGAAGGAGGCCAGATCGCG GTGTTTGATGCTACAAATACTACTCGGGAAAGAAGAGACCTTCTTTTAGACTTTGCCAAAGAATATGCTTTCAAG GTTTTTTTTGTGGAGTCTGAATGTGATGATCCAGAAGTAATTGCTGCTAACATCATG GAGGTGAAAGTGTCTAGTCCCGATTACCCTGAAAGAGATCGAGAAAATGTCATGGATGACTTCCTAAAGAGAATTGAATGCTATAAGGTTACCTATGAGCCACTGGATCCAGATGCTTATGACAA GGATCATTCACTTATAAAAGTTATAAATGTTGGCCAGAGATTTCTTGTAAACAAGGTACAGGATTATATACAGAGTAAGATTGTCTACTACCTCATGAACATTCATGTCCAGCCTCGCACCATCTACCTTTGCCGACATGGAGAAAGTGAATGTAATCTAGCTGGGAGGATTGGAGGAGACTCTGGTCTCTCAGTACGAGGAAAACAA TTTGCCCAAGAGCTCAGGAAGTTTATTGAAGAACAGGAAATTGTTGATCTCAAGGTTTGGACCAGTCAGCTGAAGAGAACAATTCAGACTGCAGAGGCTCTCGGTGTGGCCTACGAACAGTGGAAAATTCTCAATGAGATTGATGCT GGAGTTTGCGAGGAGATGACTTACAAAGAGATTGAAGAAAAGTACCCTGAAGAGTTTTCACTGAGAGATCAGGATAAATATCTCTACCGCTACCCTGGTGGAGAg TCTTATCAAGATCTTGTGCAACGCCTGGAACCTGTCATAATGGAGCTGGAAAGACAGGGAAACATTCTAGTTATCTGTCACCAAGCTGTCATGAGGTGCCTCTTGGCTTACTTCCTGGATAAAAGTGCAG ATGATTTGCCGTACCTTCGTTGTCCACTGCACACTGTACTAAAGCTGACACCGGTGGCTTATG GCTGTAAAGTTGAAATGCTCAAGCTAAACGTGGATGCTGTGGACACACATCGAAAGAAGCCAGCA GGCATTTTTGATATAAACCAGACACCTATGCGAATGAGGCGAAACAGTTTTACTCCTCTGTCCAGTTCTGACACAGTCAGGCGACCTCGAAACTACAGTGTTGGGAGCCGCCCTCTTGATCCAGTAGGTTCAGAAAGATTTCGAATGGCTCCAGATGGATCTGATCGCCCCCTGAAACAA CGTTCTCTGGAAACTCCTTGCAT GGTGACAGCTGAGGGTTGTGATGCCTTTCAttctctctctgctgctgttTAA
- the PFKFB2 gene encoding 6-phosphofructo-2-kinase/fructose-2,6-bisphosphatase 2 isoform X6 → MCPAVSACASWLVAEYFSLNNFLAVADMSEGKNQDPGQFNGGGGKVPARSTEKKCSWASYMTNSPTLIVMIGLPARGKTYMSKKLTRYLNWIGVPTKVFNLGAYRREVVRSYKSYEFFRHDNAEAMRIRKQCALIALEDVKLYLTEEGGQIAVFDATNTTRERRDLLLDFAKEYAFKVFFVESECDDPEVIAANIMEVKVSSPDYPERDRENVMDDFLKRIECYKVTYEPLDPDAYDKDHSLIKVINVGQRFLVNKVQDYIQSKIVYYLMNIHVQPRTIYLCRHGESECNLAGRIGGDSGLSVRGKQFAQELRKFIEEQEIVDLKVWTSQLKRTIQTAEALGVAYEQWKILNEIDAGVCEEMTYKEIEEKYPEEFSLRDQDKYLYRYPGGESYQDLVQRLEPVIMELERQGNILVICHQAVMRCLLAYFLDKSADDLPYLRCPLHTVLKLTPVAYGCKVEMLKLNVDAVDTHRKKPAGIFDINQTPMRMRRNSFTPLSSSDTVRRPRNYSVGSRPLDPVGSERFRMAPDGSDRPLKQRSLETPCMVTAEGCDAFHSLSAAV, encoded by the exons ATGTGCCCGGCTGTATCCG CGTGTGCATCTTGGTTAGTAGCAGAGTACTTCTCTCTGAATAATTTCCTGGCAGTCGCTGACATGTCAGAGGGGAAAAATCAGGACCCCGGACAGTTCAATGGTGGTGGAGGCAAAGTGCCAGCTAGAAGCACAGAGAAAAAATGCT CCTGGGCATCCTATATGACAAACTCTCCAACCTTGATTGTTATGATTGGATTGCCTGCAAGAGGCAAGACCTACATGTCTAAGAAGTTAACCCGATACCTCAATTGGATAGGTGTGCCCACAAAAG TGTTTAACCTTGGAGCATATCGCCGTGAAGTAGTCAGATCATACAAGTCTTATGAGTTTTTCCGTCATGACAATGCAGAGGCCATGAGAATTCGAAA GCAGTGTGCCTTGATCGCCTTGGAAGATGTGAAGCTTTATCTAACAGAGGAAGGAGGCCAGATCGCG GTGTTTGATGCTACAAATACTACTCGGGAAAGAAGAGACCTTCTTTTAGACTTTGCCAAAGAATATGCTTTCAAG GTTTTTTTTGTGGAGTCTGAATGTGATGATCCAGAAGTAATTGCTGCTAACATCATG GAGGTGAAAGTGTCTAGTCCCGATTACCCTGAAAGAGATCGAGAAAATGTCATGGATGACTTCCTAAAGAGAATTGAATGCTATAAGGTTACCTATGAGCCACTGGATCCAGATGCTTATGACAA GGATCATTCACTTATAAAAGTTATAAATGTTGGCCAGAGATTTCTTGTAAACAAGGTACAGGATTATATACAGAGTAAGATTGTCTACTACCTCATGAACATTCATGTCCAGCCTCGCACCATCTACCTTTGCCGACATGGAGAAAGTGAATGTAATCTAGCTGGGAGGATTGGAGGAGACTCTGGTCTCTCAGTACGAGGAAAACAA TTTGCCCAAGAGCTCAGGAAGTTTATTGAAGAACAGGAAATTGTTGATCTCAAGGTTTGGACCAGTCAGCTGAAGAGAACAATTCAGACTGCAGAGGCTCTCGGTGTGGCCTACGAACAGTGGAAAATTCTCAATGAGATTGATGCT GGAGTTTGCGAGGAGATGACTTACAAAGAGATTGAAGAAAAGTACCCTGAAGAGTTTTCACTGAGAGATCAGGATAAATATCTCTACCGCTACCCTGGTGGAGAg TCTTATCAAGATCTTGTGCAACGCCTGGAACCTGTCATAATGGAGCTGGAAAGACAGGGAAACATTCTAGTTATCTGTCACCAAGCTGTCATGAGGTGCCTCTTGGCTTACTTCCTGGATAAAAGTGCAG ATGATTTGCCGTACCTTCGTTGTCCACTGCACACTGTACTAAAGCTGACACCGGTGGCTTATG GCTGTAAAGTTGAAATGCTCAAGCTAAACGTGGATGCTGTGGACACACATCGAAAGAAGCCAGCA GGCATTTTTGATATAAACCAGACACCTATGCGAATGAGGCGAAACAGTTTTACTCCTCTGTCCAGTTCTGACACAGTCAGGCGACCTCGAAACTACAGTGTTGGGAGCCGCCCTCTTGATCCAGTAGGTTCAGAAAGATTTCGAATGGCTCCAGATGGATCTGATCGCCCCCTGAAACAA CGTTCTCTGGAAACTCCTTGCAT GGTGACAGCTGAGGGTTGTGATGCCTTTCAttctctctctgctgctgttTAA
- the PFKFB2 gene encoding 6-phosphofructo-2-kinase/fructose-2,6-bisphosphatase 2 isoform X3, which yields MCVSPACASWLVAEYFSLNNFLAVADMSEGKNQDPGQFNGGGGKVPARSTEKKCSWASYMTNSPTLIVMIGLPARGKTYMSKKLTRYLNWIGVPTKVFNLGAYRREVVRSYKSYEFFRHDNAEAMRIRKQCALIALEDVKLYLTEEGGQIAVFDATNTTRERRDLLLDFAKEYAFKVFFVESECDDPEVIAANIMEVKVSSPDYPERDRENVMDDFLKRIECYKVTYEPLDPDAYDKDHSLIKVINVGQRFLVNKVQDYIQSKIVYYLMNIHVQPRTIYLCRHGESECNLAGRIGGDSGLSVRGKQFAQELRKFIEEQEIVDLKVWTSQLKRTIQTAEALGVAYEQWKILNEIDAGVCEEMTYKEIEEKYPEEFSLRDQDKYLYRYPGGESYQDLVQRLEPVIMELERQGNILVICHQAVMRCLLAYFLDKSADDLPYLRCPLHTVLKLTPVAYGCKVEMLKLNVDAVDTHRKKPAGIFDINQTPMRMRRNSFTPLSSSDTVRRPRNYSVGSRPLDPVGSERFRMAPDGSDRPLKQRSLETPCMVTAEGCDAFHSLSAAV from the exons ATGTGTGTGTCCCCTG CGTGTGCATCTTGGTTAGTAGCAGAGTACTTCTCTCTGAATAATTTCCTGGCAGTCGCTGACATGTCAGAGGGGAAAAATCAGGACCCCGGACAGTTCAATGGTGGTGGAGGCAAAGTGCCAGCTAGAAGCACAGAGAAAAAATGCT CCTGGGCATCCTATATGACAAACTCTCCAACCTTGATTGTTATGATTGGATTGCCTGCAAGAGGCAAGACCTACATGTCTAAGAAGTTAACCCGATACCTCAATTGGATAGGTGTGCCCACAAAAG TGTTTAACCTTGGAGCATATCGCCGTGAAGTAGTCAGATCATACAAGTCTTATGAGTTTTTCCGTCATGACAATGCAGAGGCCATGAGAATTCGAAA GCAGTGTGCCTTGATCGCCTTGGAAGATGTGAAGCTTTATCTAACAGAGGAAGGAGGCCAGATCGCG GTGTTTGATGCTACAAATACTACTCGGGAAAGAAGAGACCTTCTTTTAGACTTTGCCAAAGAATATGCTTTCAAG GTTTTTTTTGTGGAGTCTGAATGTGATGATCCAGAAGTAATTGCTGCTAACATCATG GAGGTGAAAGTGTCTAGTCCCGATTACCCTGAAAGAGATCGAGAAAATGTCATGGATGACTTCCTAAAGAGAATTGAATGCTATAAGGTTACCTATGAGCCACTGGATCCAGATGCTTATGACAA GGATCATTCACTTATAAAAGTTATAAATGTTGGCCAGAGATTTCTTGTAAACAAGGTACAGGATTATATACAGAGTAAGATTGTCTACTACCTCATGAACATTCATGTCCAGCCTCGCACCATCTACCTTTGCCGACATGGAGAAAGTGAATGTAATCTAGCTGGGAGGATTGGAGGAGACTCTGGTCTCTCAGTACGAGGAAAACAA TTTGCCCAAGAGCTCAGGAAGTTTATTGAAGAACAGGAAATTGTTGATCTCAAGGTTTGGACCAGTCAGCTGAAGAGAACAATTCAGACTGCAGAGGCTCTCGGTGTGGCCTACGAACAGTGGAAAATTCTCAATGAGATTGATGCT GGAGTTTGCGAGGAGATGACTTACAAAGAGATTGAAGAAAAGTACCCTGAAGAGTTTTCACTGAGAGATCAGGATAAATATCTCTACCGCTACCCTGGTGGAGAg TCTTATCAAGATCTTGTGCAACGCCTGGAACCTGTCATAATGGAGCTGGAAAGACAGGGAAACATTCTAGTTATCTGTCACCAAGCTGTCATGAGGTGCCTCTTGGCTTACTTCCTGGATAAAAGTGCAG ATGATTTGCCGTACCTTCGTTGTCCACTGCACACTGTACTAAAGCTGACACCGGTGGCTTATG GCTGTAAAGTTGAAATGCTCAAGCTAAACGTGGATGCTGTGGACACACATCGAAAGAAGCCAGCA GGCATTTTTGATATAAACCAGACACCTATGCGAATGAGGCGAAACAGTTTTACTCCTCTGTCCAGTTCTGACACAGTCAGGCGACCTCGAAACTACAGTGTTGGGAGCCGCCCTCTTGATCCAGTAGGTTCAGAAAGATTTCGAATGGCTCCAGATGGATCTGATCGCCCCCTGAAACAA CGTTCTCTGGAAACTCCTTGCAT GGTGACAGCTGAGGGTTGTGATGCCTTTCAttctctctctgctgctgttTAA